The Toxorhynchites rutilus septentrionalis strain SRP chromosome 1, ASM2978413v1, whole genome shotgun sequence genome contains the following window.
GTCGTCATCGGTACGAAACTACCACGCGGGGCTGCCACGATCTGCGTCACAGCAAGCCTGCACAATAGATGGGATCAATGGCGCTCATCGGCCCAACTCTGTGCCGAATTCGAACTACTATGCAGTTGTTGGGGGATTCAGTGGAAACCAGGGATTGGTTCTGCGAACTTCAGAAAGTGCCCAGTTCAATAACACTGTTGGAGGAAGTGCTGAAGAGAGAAGCGGTGGCGGAGGAAGCGCGGATGGTATGAGCGAACACAGTTCGGCACACAATACCGGTTCGCAGAGTGACCACTACCGATTTAGCGTACACAATGGTAGCAATAATAGTACTAGTGTGACTAGCGAGCCGTCCAATCGGATTGGTTCAATATACGCGTCGCATAATACCGCTCTTTCGGTGCACTCGAATCACAACACTTCGGTTGAGGAAAGCCTACACAACACCCAGTCAGTGGTTAGTGAACACAACAATAGTCATAACAGCAATCGcaataacaacaataacacCAACGATGCAAACCAAAGCACAACCCAAAGAAGCGGCACGACAAATGCCAACATCTATAGTTCTTGCGGATCGATTGGCGGGATTTCGATAACTATTCCGACCAACTCGGAAAGCGACTACCAAGACTTGAATGCGTTGAGACGAAGCCTGGAGACGTGCTGTCAGATCTTACACCATCAACAGCAGAAACAGGCTCAATTCTATGCGCATCATCAGCCTTCCTCCGGTTTCACGGCAAACAGTGAAGATTCGCCAATCAACGTTGAGTTAGCGAAGAAATTCGAAGGTCTGAGAAACTCATACATTGGCTCCAATACGGGCTCGAACGTGTCCAGTTTGGCGAATCTTGGAACTCCGGATTCACCACCGCGTGCCACAAGTCCAACTGTGGAGGTTCGCGAGCTACTCGAGCAAATACGGCAACTGCAGAATATTAGTGCCACGAATAGTACTAGTGAAGGAATTATTATTATAAACCCCCAACTGGCCGCTGCCGAGGCGTCCGTAAACGAGTCCAACAATTCCATCAACGGTCCTAACCATAGCAACAGCGTTGGAAGTAGTGCGGCTACCGCACCTCCCGCACCTAGTCACATCAGAAgaccttcgtctttgatgagcAAAAAGTTCTTCTCGAAGGTTCCCTCCCAGGGATCCGCTCTCGGGGGAAACAAAGCTATGTACATTCCAATCTCTTCTAACCAGAATTATAGCGGACCCGTGGGTCGATCACTGCGAAGTCCTTCGTCGGTTGCGAGTGCTGCTGCCGCCGGATTGTTGGGTCGTGGCCGAAGTCGATATAGCTGGATATCCAAGTCAGCTCCAACCACACCCGGAACAGCGCTTCCACCGGGCGGCAGCGGACTGACTGGTATCATCGGAGATAACAGTCCACTGTTGTTGAACGAACAAGACGAAGATGGTGAACAGAACGTGTAAGGTTGGGCATCCTATGGTCTGTACTGGGTACCAGTATTACGTAAGACTTGAACTAGCCTGTTTGTAAGTGATTCCTTATGTTCTCTATCTCAAGCTGTGTTGTAGACGTAGAAATAATCGTTTGCGTTTGTGTTCTCTTGAACAAAACGATCTGTACATATGGAAGCAGTATTGGAAGTAACGAAAGCGAGATCGTACCACTTTATGGAAGTATGCAACGATAGTTGGGACAATCACTTTGATGATTTGGCTTCAAAGTTGACCGGGGAAACAGTAGTTCTGTTCTGCAGTCTGACAGTTAGTTTAAGTGCCCTCAGCACATCCGTTTTTGCAATAGCATCAATCAACAAGGCAAAACAACGCAATTTTATTAATAAATAGTAAATTAATTCTAAATAACCGCAGCAGGAAAATGGCTATCGAAGTCCAGTATCGAAACAAATGCACAGCATACACAAAGTAAGTTTAGATTATTTACCGATACGGAGAAAACTAATCACACGCAAACAACAAGTACTCAATCGAATTGGAGTAGGCCAAAATGTACCAACTAGTACCAAGAGAAAACCGTCAGAACGGGTTGTGTCACGCTTACCCGAAAGATACTTACTCGAATTCCAATCTCCCGAATACTACAAATAACCGAATGTGATAGATACCCGAAtggaacatctacccgaatgcgacatctATCCGAATGCAATATTCAATCGAATG
Protein-coding sequences here:
- the LOC129761878 gene encoding uncharacterized protein DDB_G0288805 isoform X2 translates to MHRKDSIVAARFCEGGHRCLPPKECCAQGCCYLYAPPSAPRTPTPATDHVLNLFFINHWYFWCFLLAIVLALLCACSLWKKRRQLCGWGSPGHHSQSEGDSAGSCYAPPQYSRCNSFHIHAPPPYTEVTSKPDLYPLVFSYAGDTGKTGTGGGANYLMVQYFRNYIVRPVGSLSGTSTVDSLSSSFICTANEANTLVPPPYSRAASPDLSSSVRNYHAGLPRSASQQACTIDGINGAHRPNSVPNSNYYAVVGGFSGNQGLVLRTSESAQFNNTVGGSAEERSGGGGSADGMSEHSSAHNTGSQSDHYRFSVHNGSNNSTSVTSEPSNRIGSIYASHNTALSVHSNHNTSVEESLHNTQSVVSEHNNSHNSNRNNNNNTNDANQSTTQRSGTTNANIYSSCGSIGGISITIPTNSESDYQDLNALRRSLETCCQILHHQQQKQAQFYAHHQPSSGFTANSEDSPINVELAKKFEGLRNSYIGSNTGSNVSSLANLGTPDSPPRATSPTVEVRELLEQIRQLQNISATNSTSEGIIIINPQLAAAEASVNESNNSINGPNHSNSVGSSAATAPPAPSHIRRPSSLMSKKFFSKVPSQGSALGGNKAMYIPISSNQNYSGPVGRSLRSPSSVASAAAAGLLGRGRSRYSWISKSAPTTPGTALPPGGSGLTGIIGDNSPLLLNEQDEDGEQNV
- the LOC129761878 gene encoding uncharacterized protein DDB_G0288805 isoform X1 — protein: MVASRGPSTAGILLLMFYGIAALSDLVAARFCEGGHRCLPPKECCAQGCCYLYAPPSAPRTPTPATDHVLNLFFINHWYFWCFLLAIVLALLCACSLWKKRRQLCGWGSPGHHSQSEGDSAGSCYAPPQYSRCNSFHIHAPPPYTEVTSKPDLYPLVFSYAGDTGKTGTGGGANYLMVQYFRNYIVRPVGSLSGTSTVDSLSSSFICTANEANTLVPPPYSRAASPDLSSSVRNYHAGLPRSASQQACTIDGINGAHRPNSVPNSNYYAVVGGFSGNQGLVLRTSESAQFNNTVGGSAEERSGGGGSADGMSEHSSAHNTGSQSDHYRFSVHNGSNNSTSVTSEPSNRIGSIYASHNTALSVHSNHNTSVEESLHNTQSVVSEHNNSHNSNRNNNNNTNDANQSTTQRSGTTNANIYSSCGSIGGISITIPTNSESDYQDLNALRRSLETCCQILHHQQQKQAQFYAHHQPSSGFTANSEDSPINVELAKKFEGLRNSYIGSNTGSNVSSLANLGTPDSPPRATSPTVEVRELLEQIRQLQNISATNSTSEGIIIINPQLAAAEASVNESNNSINGPNHSNSVGSSAATAPPAPSHIRRPSSLMSKKFFSKVPSQGSALGGNKAMYIPISSNQNYSGPVGRSLRSPSSVASAAAAGLLGRGRSRYSWISKSAPTTPGTALPPGGSGLTGIIGDNSPLLLNEQDEDGEQNV